One Paraburkholderia aromaticivorans genomic region harbors:
- the glnE gene encoding bifunctional [glutamate--ammonia ligase]-adenylyl-L-tyrosine phosphorylase/[glutamate--ammonia-ligase] adenylyltransferase — MTDATLLSSNYSHYAARAAAARPQLVARVATLASGPLTRERIDARFDALCAEAAGVAGAPLNEDALKRALRQLRTEVFCAVMERDLAGEADVAEVTGAMTDLAETTIQRSLAVLSTELETLYGEPRGPQGERLSLGVVGMGKLGGRELNVSSDIDLIFIYEEDGETAGGQRSPIATQDFFTRLGKRLIGALAEVTADGYVFRVDMRLRPNGDSGPLVCSLGMLEEYFYVQGREWERYAWIKGRLVSEGASDAAQRLQKQLDAIVTPFVYRRYLDFGVISAIRALHLQIRQEAQRRASMRPDKADDIKLGRGGIREIEFSAQVFQLIRGGQDAGFRVRPTLAVLRHAATHGLIDTSVCVKLSQAYRFLRELEHRLQYRNDAQTHAMPVDPEERSALAHAMGCDDYAALMAKLDAHREFVEQQFDQIFADKVNGRDGCGAPEDGAAAWVWSSALADDSADEALQARLVELGVAEPGELLARLRAVWQSSRYAGLAERSRQRFDIVAQRALEAARTLEPAERRGDTVARFFDLLEAVSRRGAYLALLTEYPQALHRVLSVLGGSRWAAGYLIRHPQLLDELLDDEAINSPFDWPEFKRTLRLRLAAADGVEQQMDLLRHAHQAEVFRILLIDLAGKLSVEHVSDRLSELADAVLDVTLQAVWNQLPKRHRDVPRFAVIAYGKLGGKELGYASDLDVIFLYDDPDDAAADVYSTYTRRLITWLTTATGAGTLFDVDLRLRPNGESGLLVTDLDAFRRYQLREGDAANTAWVWEHQALSRARYCAGDAEIGAKFEAIREQVLTTPREAAPLMKEIVEMRARVEAGHPNHTALFDLKHDSGGMVDIEFTVQYWVLLHAASDPELIRNTGNIALLREVSRFGLMSEAEAETVGAAYRTYRKLQHQLRLDGMEKARVEPTLVAKEREAVLGLWKRVFG, encoded by the coding sequence GGGCCTTGCGCCAATTGCGCACCGAGGTCTTTTGCGCCGTGATGGAGCGTGATCTGGCGGGCGAGGCGGATGTTGCCGAAGTCACCGGCGCGATGACCGACCTGGCGGAGACGACAATCCAGCGCTCGCTCGCCGTCCTGTCCACCGAACTCGAAACGTTGTACGGCGAGCCGCGCGGGCCGCAAGGCGAACGGCTCTCGCTTGGCGTGGTGGGCATGGGCAAGCTCGGCGGGCGCGAACTGAACGTGTCGTCGGATATCGACTTGATCTTCATTTATGAAGAGGACGGCGAGACCGCGGGCGGCCAGCGTTCGCCGATCGCCACGCAGGACTTTTTTACGCGCCTCGGCAAGCGCCTGATCGGCGCGCTCGCCGAAGTGACCGCCGACGGCTACGTGTTTCGGGTCGATATGCGGCTGCGGCCGAACGGCGACTCGGGGCCGCTCGTGTGCAGTCTCGGCATGCTCGAAGAGTATTTCTATGTGCAAGGCCGCGAGTGGGAGCGCTATGCGTGGATCAAGGGGCGCCTCGTGTCCGAAGGCGCTAGCGATGCGGCGCAACGGCTGCAGAAGCAGCTCGATGCGATCGTCACGCCGTTCGTCTATCGCCGCTATCTCGACTTCGGCGTGATCAGCGCGATTCGCGCGCTGCATCTGCAGATTCGCCAGGAGGCGCAGCGGCGCGCGTCGATGCGGCCCGACAAGGCCGATGACATCAAGCTTGGGCGGGGCGGCATCCGCGAAATCGAATTTAGCGCGCAGGTGTTCCAGTTGATCCGTGGCGGCCAGGACGCGGGCTTCCGCGTGAGGCCGACACTTGCGGTGCTGCGTCACGCGGCAACGCATGGGCTGATCGACACGTCGGTCTGCGTGAAGCTCTCGCAGGCGTATCGCTTCCTGCGCGAACTCGAGCATCGTCTGCAATACCGCAACGACGCGCAGACCCATGCGATGCCGGTCGATCCCGAGGAACGTTCGGCGCTCGCCCATGCGATGGGCTGCGACGACTACGCCGCGCTGATGGCCAAGCTCGACGCGCATCGCGAATTCGTCGAACAGCAGTTCGACCAGATTTTCGCTGACAAAGTGAACGGCCGCGACGGCTGTGGCGCACCGGAAGACGGCGCCGCCGCATGGGTCTGGAGCAGCGCGCTCGCCGACGACAGCGCCGACGAAGCCTTGCAGGCGCGCCTCGTCGAACTCGGCGTGGCCGAGCCGGGTGAACTGCTCGCGCGGCTGCGCGCGGTGTGGCAGTCGTCGCGTTATGCAGGGCTGGCCGAGCGCAGCCGGCAACGTTTCGACATCGTCGCGCAACGGGCGCTCGAAGCCGCCCGCACGTTGGAACCTGCCGAGCGCCGCGGCGATACAGTGGCGCGCTTCTTCGACCTGCTCGAAGCGGTGAGCCGGCGCGGCGCCTATCTCGCGCTGCTGACCGAATATCCGCAAGCGCTGCATCGTGTGCTATCGGTGCTCGGTGGTTCGCGTTGGGCGGCGGGCTATCTGATCCGCCATCCGCAATTGCTCGACGAATTGCTGGACGATGAAGCGATCAATAGCCCGTTCGACTGGCCCGAGTTCAAGCGCACGCTGCGCCTGCGTCTGGCCGCGGCGGACGGCGTCGAGCAGCAGATGGATCTACTGCGGCATGCCCACCAGGCCGAGGTGTTTCGCATTCTGCTGATCGATCTGGCCGGCAAGCTGAGCGTCGAACATGTAAGCGACCGGCTGTCCGAACTGGCCGATGCCGTGCTCGACGTCACGCTTCAGGCCGTCTGGAACCAGTTGCCGAAACGCCATCGCGACGTGCCGCGTTTCGCAGTGATCGCGTACGGCAAGCTGGGCGGCAAGGAACTGGGTTACGCGTCCGACCTCGACGTGATCTTCCTCTACGACGACCCCGACGATGCCGCAGCCGACGTCTACTCCACTTACACCCGCCGCCTGATCACCTGGCTTACGACCGCAACCGGCGCCGGCACCCTGTTCGACGTCGACTTGCGTCTGCGGCCGAACGGCGAGTCGGGCCTGCTCGTCACCGATCTGGACGCGTTCCGCCGTTACCAGTTGCGCGAGGGCGACGCGGCCAATACGGCGTGGGTATGGGAGCACCAGGCATTGAGCCGCGCTCGCTACTGCGCGGGCGACGCCGAGATCGGCGCGAAGTTCGAGGCCATCCGCGAACAGGTGCTGACCACGCCACGCGAAGCGGCGCCGCTCATGAAGGAGATCGTCGAGATGCGCGCGCGCGTCGAAGCGGGGCATCCAAACCATACGGCGCTGTTCGACCTGAAGCACGATAGCGGCGGGATGGTGGATATCGAATTCACCGTGCAGTACTGGGTGTTATTGCACGCGGCGAGCGATCCTGAACTGATCCGCAATACCGGCAACATCGCGTTGCTACGGGAAGTGTCGCGCTTCGGCCTGATGAGCGAGGCGGAAGCGGAGACGGTCGGCGCGGCGTATCGCACGTACCGCAAGTTGCAGCACCAGCTGCGACTGGATGGGATGGAGAAGGCACGGGTCGAGCCGACGCTGGTGGCTAAGGAGCGCGAAGCCGTGCTGGGGTTGTGGAAGCGGGTGTTTGGGTGA